One stretch of Toxoplasma gondii ME49 chromosome XI, whole genome shotgun sequence DNA includes these proteins:
- a CDS encoding hypothetical protein (encoded by transcript TGME49_315830) encodes MPQSYPGSSPLCRQQSSPRSGTLCPSCAPPLPGTAEERRPQLEEVSASVCTSSLSAVCPLLHWGNRKRKGQTCSSAPESASRLPSVSPSCLWEAQHSQQRASAPSASADPRSVLQLSTADSHPLLPAPQFLSSSPNPVSRFPPSSEANANEEWTGTHAGEEERNEEERRETGTRRGEEVTQEGETEKPLNGEKRRANAKDVRLHAEQHRRRGGENSRGETTANDRREESAANGERRILEETEAGKPEKTKETYYSLGGLDRRLKGTEDTTEAIQGGGGIEEDRREENEETDRGEEEHAETPRFQNGQNGNCCREETSHEMTVLKTAASEGDESVVYTGIDTVKDGRKDSEERKNRLSRGGASELVCLARLTSEQSVSSVPRLPTELARVVQQLRRLKRERDRLSKRIGFLQKFVRKRLTAGNETARPKRAHAVYQLSMERLRPRGELGREESDKQGREDNRKGKSECGERRGGEHEVDGHTDERQDEEEVREEKTRREREREPEEEREEKREEREDGEEERGDGEKARRLEPAELRGEAREERREGGEDEKATMMEREREPGDASRLGDREADTEVGRTRKDKHPKKGDIRWHLTRNANQTDSTKAEEARWGSTASSPAIVCLPAKTRQPRRLAELSSEGGKAPSNCSLDVASSETLLWMRFTPESKKQKRTGKPRRSDPKVSSGPSSSRLHLLPPRSLPQSASSSSVSFLSSATSLYAGFPGERNGSVTGCRTEEDPHTRVLGLASVDRQKPGFFCKSETGALSRSSLLSTKALAAKRAVARCPLEEDGRSRVSK; translated from the exons ATGCCGCAATCGTATCCTGGTTCTTCGCCCCTCTGCCGCCAGCAGAGCTCACCAAGATCCGGGACTTTGTGTCCGTCCTGTGCTCCTCCTCTGCCAGGAACGGCGGAGGAACGCAGGCCACAACTCGAGGAAGTCTCGGCCTCTGTCTGTACCTCGTCCTTATCAGCtgtctgtcctcttcttcactgggGCAACCGGAAACGGAAAGGCCAGACTTGCTCATCTGCTCCAgagtctgcttctcgtctcccgtctgtttcgccttcttgtctGTGGGAAGCACAACACTCGCAGCAAAGAGCGTCCGCGCCGTCCGCCAGTGCAGATCCGCGCTCTGTGCTTCAGCTGTCGACCGCCGATTCGCACCCGCTTCTCCCCGCCCcccagtttctctcttcctcgccgaaCCCAGTCTCGAGGTTCCCGCCTTCTTCAGAGGCAAACGCAAATGAAGAGTGGACTGGCACACATGcaggggaagaggagcggaacgaagaagaacggcgagaaacTGGAACACGGAGAGGTGAAGAAGTAACGCAAGAAggtgaaacagagaagcctctgaacggggagaagaggcgtgcgaacgcgaaggacgtgcggctgcatgcggagCAGCATCGGCGACGCGGAGGGGAGAACAGCAGGGGAGAAACAACCGCAAATgacaggcgagaggagagcgcggcgaatggagagagaaggattctggaagaaacagaagccgGAAAaccggagaagacgaaagaaaccTACTACTCACTGGGAGGATTGGATCGACGCCtgaaaggaacagaagacacaACAGAAGCAATCCAAGGTGGAGGCGGAATCGAGGAAGAccgaagggaagaaaacgaagagacagacagaggcgaagaggaacaCGCAGAGACTCCGAGATTTCAGAATGGGCAAAACGGGAACTGCTgccgagaggaaacgagccATGAGATGACAGTTCTGAAAACAGCAGCaagtgaaggagacgaaTCTGTCGTGTACACCGGAATCGATACAGTGAAAGAcggaaggaaagacagcgaggaacgaaaaaacagactCTCTCGAGGAGGAGCTTCTGAACTCGTATGCCTGGCGAGGTTGACAAGCGAGCAAAGCGTTTCCTCGGTTCCGAGACTTCCAACAGAACTCGCACGCGTCGtccagcagctgcggcgcCTCAAGCGAGAGCGAGATCGCCTTTCTAAGCGCATCGGATTTCTCCAG AAGTTTGTCAGAAAGAGACTGACTGCGGGAAACGAGACGGCAAGGCCGAagcgagcgcatgcagtttaCCAACTTTCCATGGAGAGGCTGAGACCGCGTGGGGAActcggcagagaagagagcgacaagcAGGGACGCGAAGACAACCGAAAAGGGAAGAGCGAGTGTggcgaacgaagaggaggagaacacGAAGTGGACGGACACACAGATGAGAGgcaagatgaagaagaagtgagagaagagaagacgcgacgagagagagaacgcgagccggaagaagagcgagaagagaaaagagaagaaagagaagatggagaagaagagagaggagatggagagaaagcgagaagactcGAGCCAGCAGAACTGaggggagaggcgcgcgaagaacggagagaaggcggagaagacgagaaggcgacaatgatggaaagagagcgagaaccaGGAGACGCATCCAGGCTAGGAGATAGAGAAGCTGACACCGAAGTCGGTCGcacgagaaaagacaaacaTCCTAAAAAAGGAGATATCAGATGGCATTTAACGAGGAACGCGAATCAAACCGACTCAAccaaagcagaggaagcgaggtgGGGAAGCACCGCGTCTTCGCCCGCGATCGTGTGCCTGCCGGCAAAAACCAGACAGCCGCGGAGACTTGCGGAGCTCAGTtcagaaggaggaaaagcaCCAAGCAACTGCAGCCTCGATGTCGCTTCATCAGAAACTCTTCTCTGGATGAGGTTCACGCCAGaatcgaagaagcagaaaagaacagGAAAGCCAAGGAGGAGCGATCCAAAGGTCTCTTCAGgtccctcctcctctcgcttgcATCTCCTGCCTCCGCGTTCCCTTCCGcagtctgcttcctcttcttctgtctctttcctgtcttctgctACTTCCCTCTATGCAGGTTTCcccggagagagaaacggaagtgTCACCGGCTGTCGAACCGAGGAAGACCCACACACACGCGTGCTCGGACTTGCCTCTGTAGATCGGCAGAAACCGGGTTTCTTCTGCAAGAGTGAAACAGGAGctctttcgcgttcttctcttctttccactaAGGCGCTTGCCGCAAAGCGAGCAGTCGCTCGTTGTCCGTTGGAGGAAGATGGGAGGAGCAGAGTCTCGAAATAG
- a CDS encoding hypothetical protein (encoded by transcript TGME49_315820~Signal peptide predicted by SignalP 2.0 HMM (probability 0.687) with cleavage site probability 0.634 at residue 94~Predicted trans-membrane domain (TMHMM2.0):523-543) translates to MRLRPSSLSSSHSSSLPPSYSMRLSQAHRSSSPHSSLPSPASTRCPLPSFHLLVSPYRLSLSSSRLSLLLPSLVLVSLLCSPSLYPLLPPSVSAAPTLSPLQTLDSRESSLKAGGSPERERQEVYSHRAEERKDVSSLFQGETVPRSEETAESRDRNDGDTSGFLSSLSAARPEGGNEERNKAIQHGFSDDEAEDQEGQLASPGEKENAEVQDSPLFRKGHEKLGDAPETRETHGRGEERRASRESNRNASLVAPGRVRPQGRREAFRLPQKTAQPNRRHLRDAHGASSAAEESERRTREEAGKKSGIETQRGGVSTVVSRDTADGGTPVHLTATGQRSARNRDGETARGALRLRAPTSREGAGAPWSGDASGEEERSEERNEERGRPGGGTRQSLEAAVSQASELKEGQDRLRELGTVGGDEGQRGGAGEKPVEAAERVEESREKQGGEGEGDWEEASEEVRRAGDEDGKDQRGGERDEKKANVNLLASAPQARERDTGTGEDGGDKGKTSDEETEEEGPSSLVFLALGSGATFFVFSWLLIKQREKMKRERYTRLAQLFES, encoded by the exons ATGCGCCTTCGCCCTTCCtcactttcctcttctcatTCCTCCTCTTTACCTCCCTCTTATTCTATGCGTCTCTCCCAGGCAcatcgctcttcttctccccattcttctcttccctctccagCCAGCACCCGCTGTCCTTTACCCTCTTTTCATCTCCTTGTGTCTCCCtatcgcctctctctctcttcttctcgtctctctctgcttctcccttctcttgttctcgtttctcttctttgttctccttctctgtatcctcttcttcccccgtctgtctctgctgcgccGACGTTGTCTCCCTTGCAGACACTTGATTCGCGAGAAAGCTCGCTGAAAGCTGGTGGTTCaccggagagagagcggcagGAAGTATACTCGCAtcgagcagaagagaggaaagatgTTTCGTCACTCTTTCAAGGAGAGACCGTCCCccgcagcgaagagacagcggagtCAAGAGATCGAAACGATGGAGACACCTCCGGCTTCCTCTCTAGTCTGAGCGCCGCTCGTCCtgagggaggaaacgaagaaaggaacaaaGCAATCCAGCACGGTTTTTCTGACGATGAGGCGGAAGACCAGGAAGGCCAACTGGCTTCGCCAggtgagaaggaaaacgcggaaGTCCAAGACTCCCCTCTCTTTAGAAAAGGACATGAAAAACTCGGAGACGCTCCAGAAACTCGTGAGACGCACGGACGAGGTGAAGAGCGCAGAGCGTCGCGAGAATCCAACAGAAACGCATCCCTTGTGGCGCCAGGAAGGGTGAGACCTCAGGGGCGCAGAGAGgcctttcgccttccccaGAAGACCGCCCAGCCGAACAGGAGACACCTTCGAGACGCCCACGGAGCCAGCAGCGCAGCGGAGGAgtcggagaggagaacgagagaggaggccgGAAAGAAGAGTGGAATCGAGACTCAACGCGGAGGCGTCTCGACAGTTGTCTCTCGAGATACAGCAGATGGAGGGACGCCAGTGCACCTCACAGCTACTGgccagagaagcgcgaggaacagagacggggagacagcACGAGGAGCGCTCCGACTTCGCGCTCCGACAAGTCGAGAGGGTGCCGGTGCGCCGTGGTCAGGCGACGCCTCAGGTGAAGAGGAGCGAAGCGAGGAGCGAAACGAGGAGCGGGGGAGGCCGGGAGGAGGGACTCGACAGTCGCTGGAGGCAGCAGTTTCGCAGGCGAGCGAGCTGAAGGAAGGACAAGACAGGCTGCGAGAACTGGGGACTGTGGGCGGCGACGAAGGGCAGCGTGGCGGAGCCGGAGAGAAGCCTGTGGAGGCAGCGGAGAGGGTGGAAGAGAGtcgggagaagcagggaggagaaggcgaaggagactggGAGGAGGCCAGCGAGGAAGTTCGCCGGGCAGGTGACGAGGACGGGAAGGatcagagaggaggagagagagacgagaagaaggccaaCGTGAAtctcctcgcgtctgccccgcaggcgagagaaagagacactgGCACTGGTGAAGACGGTGGAGACAAAGGCAAGACgtcagacgaggagacggaggaagagggtCCGTCGAgtcttgtcttcctcgctcttggATCCGGAGCAACCTTCTTCGTGTTCTCCTGGCTCCTCATcaaacagcgagagaagatgaaACGCGAAAG GTACACCCGGCTGGCTCAACTGTTTGAGTCCTAA
- a CDS encoding hypothetical protein (encoded by transcript TGME49_315855), whose protein sequence is METSNRSCHLGGRFYNETCSVLTETAIENQEHLCNLPLILFFFRSLLSRTLAPESFSFRHRSKSKGVFKRTTGGSPTETARGTLHFPHDDGHTSSLDRFAEVFSVGGKRSKYRKYVESIACGVESTREAFPCRNQLEQL, encoded by the exons ATGGAAACAAGCAACAGAAGCTGTCATTTAGGTGGGCGATTTTACAACGAAACCTGCTCCGTATTAACGGAAACCGCCATCGAAAACCAAGAGCATCTGTGTAACTTGCCTCTgattctcttttttttccgttCTCTGCTTAGTCGAACATTGGCGCCGGAAAGTTTCAGCTTCAGACACCGCAGCAAAAGCAAAGGCGTCTTCAAACGTACAACTGGTGGGTCGCCGACCGAAACTGCTAGAGGGACTTTACACTTCCCACACGACGACGGCCACACGAGCAGCCTTGATCGTTTCGCTGAAGTTTTCTCTGT GGGAGGCAAGAGATCAAAATACCGAAAGTATGTAGAGAGCATCGCCTGCGGCGTCGAGTCAACAAGGGAAGCCTTTCCTTGCAGGAATCAGCTCGAGCAATTGTGA
- a CDS encoding tRNA nucleotidyltransferase/poly(A) polymerase family protein (encoded by transcript TGME49_315810) has product MFTVSSPSSTSPRNVFSSCLVPRLLPSHRGLEKKEDEKKNREEKREEEGRETSKGEPERRRLMSGEEIKAKARSSERAFRCAASSMHRSLSYSRRARRETACAFLSPSSGSAFLSSVVFLLSSSSFLLCGSVGPSPHNLASSAPSWTAAFIPCGSLKVSPLLSRERGSLCFALQTSSRLPSPFQRCPLFSAGSRGWRVPFRSPAAPPSVSSPFWWTAAVPFSSSPPFSFPSSFSLPSCLSSCSSCRFLGSSPALPPPSLLLSVRRKPSCSLPPHLFCGSPSLSSFLSLSSVSASLLAASLPRFSSSSVPAPPLSVAPSLPLCSSLAAAARRSLSTFEASVSLEQRRGRRAGRASEEREEAGRQGAASSTSPQREKRQRKMEVDGESPETLDEAQSLVLEEEEERLFDMLVRCVEDLKLNVVLRAAGGWVRDKLMNRRSDDIDIAIDKCTGVEFATNLNKWLRAQGLPTHAIGVVASNPDQSKHLETATCRLAHHQVDFVHLRTETYSEHSRIPENIGFGTPAEDAHRRDFTLNALFYNLHTKKVENFTKTGLEDLRRRVLRTPLENARETLLDDPLRVLRGVRLAALLRLQLHEEVVTGAQTKAVREGLKKKVSRERLGIELKKMLSNGTEDGAKEGLERTQGTSGDPGSETGNSPSSKKRRREGTIREEEPEGDGKTHEQGCEEDEGDRQERGPEDLEARAVREKKLREVQKIANVTDAATQGFLLLAELRVVDSIFSLPDQVLTANDGDECSVESLGGKGETAGKANGGERPGNKKTKQNGKQLGKDVILSDQDTALQGWWKDGLRCMHTLNSLLSVGAASPRFPEVSEITRDLLHMPGRETEAKPEKPQSNGEAKAEGDGGTKEAARASDWQDAVRALSLAAFLFPLATRECLNEKKKPENLLFHMVVTGVKLAKKDGTRALDLNKGAHAFLRFLDKAKETDWSLSMLPDLGEDSHEERKKAERVRLGLLLREAGGDIWPQALLLAAAIDQTRKTAATPSVSSSANGYEQTEDEEREVVEALHRAKLPVDSDVLKPFADLRKQIDAFGLADAHLQPPLCDGHRVKTLLKNLPKGPLFKEILDEQIKWQLAHPAGTAAACEEYLRTKYSTYV; this is encoded by the exons ATGttcactgtctcttctccgtcttcaaCATCTCCCAGAAACGTtttctccagctgtctcGTTCCTCGCTTGCTCCCTTCTCACCGAGgcctcgagaagaaggaggacgaaaaaaaaaacagagaggaaaagagagaagaagaaggaagagagactaGCAAAGGAgaaccagagagaagaagactgatgagcggagaagagataaaggcgaaggcgaggagttCTGAGAGAGCCTTTCGCTGTGCAGCCTCCTCGATGCATCGCTCTCTGTCCTATTCGaggagagcaaggagagagacagcctgtgcgtttctgtcgccttcttctgggtctgctttcctctcttctgtcgtcttcctcttgtcttcttcttccttccttctctgcggctctgTGGGGCCGTCTCCTCACAACCTAGCCTCGTCCGCTCCGTCTTGGACGGCTGCTTTCATCCCTTGTGGTTCGTTgaaagtgtctcctctcctctcgcgtgAACGGGGTTCTCTGTGCTTTGCTCTGCAGAcctcttctcgacttccttctccgtttcaACGCTGTCCCTTGTTCTCCGCAGGTTCGAGAGGCTGGCGTGTACCCTTTCGAAGTCCAGCCgctcctccctctgtctcttcacccTTTTGGTGGACTGCCGcagttcctttttcctcaaGTCCTCCCTTTtcgttcccttcttctttctcccttccatcgtgtctttcttcttgttcgtcctgccgctttctcggctcttctccagctcttcccccgccctctcttcttctctcagtccGGCGGAAACCATCGTGCTCCTTGCCGCCTCATCTGTTCTGCGggtctccttccctctcatcctttctgtcgctttcttctgtgtctgcttcgctgcttgccgcttctctccctcgcttttcctcgtcctctgtcCCCGCTCCGCCGCTGTCCGTTGCTCCGTCTCTGCCACTCTGCTCGAGTCTCGCTGCTGCAGCCAGAAGATCACTCTCAACCTTCGaggcgtctgtttctctcgaacAGCGGAGAGGGAGGCGCGCGGGTCGAGCgtccgaggagagagaagaagccggcCGGCAAGGAGCCGCGAGCTCGACTTccccacagagagaaaagagacaaaggaagatGGAGGTCGACGGAGAAAGCCCAGAGACACTCGACGAGGCCCAGTCTCTTGTcttggaggaagaagaagagcgtcTGTTTGACATGCTCGTTCGATGCGTTGAAGATCTGAAGCTCAACGTTG tTCTGAGGGCCGCGGGAGGCTGGGTGAGAGACAAGCTGATGAACCGTCGGAGTGACGACATCGACATTGCCATCGACAAGTGCACGGGCGTCGAGTTCGCGACAAATCTCAACAA GTGGTTGCGCGCCCAGGGTCTGCCTACGCATGCAATTGGAGTTGTGGCCTCGAATCCGGATCAGTCGAAGCACTTGGAGACGGCGACATGCCGCCTGGCTCACCACCAGGTCGACTTTGTGCATTTGCGGACGGAGACGTACTCGGAGCATTCTCGCATTCCGGAAAACATCGGCTTCGGGACGCCCGCGGAAGACGCCCACCGCCGAGACTTCACGCTGAACGCGTTATTCTACAATTTGCACACGAAGAAGGTGGAAAATTTCACCAAGACCGGTCTGGAAGATCTTCGGCGCCGCGTGCTGAGAACACCACTGGAAAACGCGAGGGAGACGCTGCTGGACGATCCCCTTCGCGTCCTAAGAGGCGTCCGACTCGCTgcgcttctgcgccttcagCTCCACGAAGAAGTCGTCACGGGAGCGCAAACAAAGGCCGTACGAGAGGgcttgaagaagaaggttTCGCGGGAACGCCTGGGGATCGAATTGAAAAAAATGCTTTCCAACGGCACTGAGGATGGCGCCAAAGAAGGCCTCGAGCGCACCCAGGGAACGAGCGGAGACCCCGGTAGCGAGACGGGTAACAGCCCTTCGtcaaagaaacgaagaagagaagggacaattcgagaagaagaaccagAGGGAGATGGAAAAACGCACGAACAAGGgtgtgaagaagacgaaggagataGACAGGAGCGAGGACCTGAGGATTTAGAGGCGAGGGCggtgagagaaaagaaactcaGAGAAGTACAGAAAATCGCGAATGTCACAGACGCTGCAACGCAAGgattccttctcctcgcggaACTGCGGGTGGTCGACAGCATCTTCTCGTTGCCTGATCAGGTTTTGACCGCCAATGATGGTGACGAGTGTTCTGTGGAGAGTTTAggtggaaagggagagactgCTGGCAAGGCGAACGGCGGGGAGAGACCCgggaacaagaagacgaagcagaacgGGAAACAACTGGGTAAAGATGTGATTCTCTCGGACCAAGACACTGCGCTTCAAGGATGGTGGAAAGACGGCctgcgatgcatgcacacgctcaattcgcttctctccgttggagctgcgtctccgcgtTTTCCAGAGGTGTCGGAGATCACTCGCGACTTGCTTCACATGCCGGGACGAGAAACTGAAGCGAAGCCCGAGAAACCTCAGAGCAacggcgaggcgaaggcagagggcgacggaggcacgaaggaggcggcgcgcGCCTCCGACTGGCAAGACGCCGTTCGCGCGTTGAGCctcgctgcgtttctctttcctctcgcgaCCCGCGAATGCttgaacgagaagaagaaaccggaaaACCTGCTCTTCCACATGGTCGTGACGGGTGTGAAGCttgcgaagaaagacggcaCTCGCGCCCTCGATTTGAACAAAGGTGCGCATGCGTTCCTCCGGTTTCTCGACAAGGCCAAAGAGACAGACTGGAGCCTCAGCATGCTTCCGGACCTGGGAGAAGACTCgcacgaagagaggaagaaagcagagagggtgCGCCTCGGGCTTCTTCTCAGAGAAGCTGGCGGCGACATCTGGCCTCAAGCTCTTCTCCTTGCTGCAGCGATCGACCAGACACGCAAAACTGCGGCaacgccttctgtctcgtctaGCGCCAACGGCTACGAGCAaacggaagacgaagaaagagaagtcgTCGAGGCACTTCACAGGGCGAAGCTCCCCGTCGATAGTGATGTTCTCAAACCGTTTGCAGATTTGAGGAAACAGATCGACGCCTTCGGCCTCGCGGACGCTCATCTTCAGCCGCCGCTCTGCGATGGCCACCGG GTGAAGACACTTCTCAAAAACTTGCCAAAAGGGCCTTTATTCAAAGAGATTCTTGATGAGCAG ATCAAGTGGCAGCTCGCGCACCCGGCCGGCACAGCGGCGGCGTGCGAGGAATACCTCAGGACGAAATACAGCACCTATGTATGA
- a CDS encoding kinesin motor domain-containing protein (encoded by transcript TGME49_315845) produces MAAPDGSVVSVLVRVRASVDASDCRRVISFRHASAVELAEPHELQPPAKRNELSWCSHLSASPDDEKQQETCAVVTLQKSADFPDDGIGPLKKECRKPWEELTRWGVRTPPQAERHHQPATKETSKETLYKRGNTGKMHTFHVDGVLEETASQDDVFRQAGIPAALAALQGINSSLIVYGATGSGKTHTMFGPPEALQSLHKHPERGLLSRVCFFLFDRLREKTSLSPAFQFQCRATAVEIYCERLRDLFVASPPRGRLAIPEAKTLVLREDPQHGVVVAGLTEKTIKSADDLLRVFRVALRRRRFRETPKNATSSRSHTVLSLHVDTRTIAKGTVVTSCSSLHLVDLAGAERQTPQETHFAVPASSLWLSSAAVNEKRKEEKTLMEEACFINKSLSALMAVISEAANRRNHGRTSGLSPQAFPASSSSSFVPSSSPPSPLPPSPSVLSSAASVPFSLPSLVSSSVASRPPTSAHSGSVSLPLSAQTSSSSAFAPSSSVCSSSDSCVLSSSTSCSFNQSLHHVGTWARGPSVSAGICGDSGTGRQKRSSTRQAHVATEGKQAPLLRVRDSKLTFLLKNALVGTAEKSLGLSESR; encoded by the exons ATGGCTGCTCCGGATGGCTCCGTTGTGTCCGTTCTAGTGCGCGTTCGCGCTTCTGTAGATGCAAGCGACTGCCGGCGCGTCATCAGCTTCCGTCACGCTAGTGCCGTAGAACTCGCAGAACCTCACGAGTTGCAGCCTCCCGCAAAACGAAATGAACTCTCCTGGTGTTCCCACTTGTCAGCTTCACCCGATGACGAGAAGCAACAGGAAACCTGCGCGGTGGTTACCCTCCAGAAATCGGCAGATTTTCCCGATGATGGCATCGGGCCATTGAAGAAAGAATGCAGAAAGCCGTGGGAGGAACTGACTCGatggggtgtacgtacgcCCCCGCAGGCTGAGCGACATCACCAGCCAGCGACCAAAGAAACTTCAAAGGAGACCCTATacaaaagaggaaacactGGAAAGATGCACACGTTCCACGTGGACGGGGTTCTGGAAGAAACAGCCTCTCAAGACGACGTATTTCGACAGGCTGGAATTCCTGCCGCTCTCGCAGCCCTTCAAGGAATCAACTCCTCGTTGATTGT ATACGGCGCCACAGGCAGCGGCAAGACGCACACAATGTTCGGTCCCCCTGAGGCTCTCCAATCTCTCCACAAACATCCGGAGCGAGGTCTCTTGAGTcgcgtttgtttcttcctcttcgatcGCCTTCGCGAAAAAacttcgctttctccggcCTTCCA ATTCCAGTGCCGTGCGACAGCCGTTGAGATTTACTGTGAACGATTGCGGGACCTTTTTGTGGCTTCTCCCCCACGTGGTCGGCTTGCTATCCCCGAAGCTAAG ACTCTCGTCCTGCGAGAAGATCCGCAACATGGAGTCGTGGTCGCCGGCCTTACTGAAAAAACTATCAAATCTGCCGACGACCTTTTACGCGTTTTCCGCGTGGCTCTCCGTCGCAGGCGATTCCGAGAAACCCCAAAAAACGCGACGAGTTCCAGATCCCACACggtcctttctctccacgtcGACACACGAACA ATTGCAAAGGGCACCGTCGTCACCAGTTGTTCCTCCCTCCACCTCGTCGACCTCGCAGgcgcagagcgacagacCCCACAGGAGACACATTTCGCCGttcccgcttcttctctgtggctGTCCTCGGCCGCCGTCaatgaaaaaagaaaagaagaaaaaactctAATGGAGGAG GCATGTTTCATCAACAAAAGCCTTAGCGCCCTCATGGCTGTGATTTCAGAGGCCGCCAATCGCCGAAACCACGGAAGAACATCTGGTCTCTCCCCTCAAgcttttcctgcttcttcgtcttcttcgtttgtgccttcttcctctcccccctctcctcttcctccttctccttctgttctttcttctgctgcatcAGTTCCGTTTTCGTTACCTTCGCTCGTGTCCTCTTCCGTTGCATCGCGTCCACCGACCTCTGCGCATTCTGGGTCTGtctccctgcctctctctgctcaaACTTCATCCTCGTCTGCCTtcgctccttcctcctcagtTTGCTCTTCCTCAGACTCTTGtgtcctctcgtcttccactTCCTGTTCTTTCAATCAGTCGCTGCACCACGTGGGAACCTGGGCGCGGGGTCCTTCAGTCTCTGCAGGGatctgcggagacagcggaaccGGCAGGCAGAAAAGATCTTCCACCCGGCAGGCGCATGTCGCGACAGAGGGAAAGCAGGCGCCGTTGCTGAGAGTTCGGGACTCCAAGCTGACGTTTCTCCTCAAAAATGCTCTGGTAGGAACGGCAGAAAAGAGTCTCGGTCTATCCGAGTCGAGGTAA